From one Haloferax marinisediminis genomic stretch:
- a CDS encoding luciferase domain-containing protein: MTASIDRIVSLVVQWPGVETAPHRFGGTEFLVAGKEIGHVHDVGIVDLAITKAVRDSLLTDGLADPHHVLPDSAWVTYRVRSDADEPDAIRLLRLAYLWRVLALRRRGIDIDPTLVPDEELQHLAFPAELDSLVRTTFNESLNHRASV, from the coding sequence ATGACTGCCTCAATCGACCGAATCGTCTCGCTCGTCGTTCAGTGGCCCGGGGTCGAAACCGCGCCACACCGGTTTGGTGGCACCGAGTTCCTCGTCGCTGGCAAGGAGATTGGCCACGTCCACGACGTCGGTATCGTCGACTTGGCCATCACCAAAGCCGTCCGCGACAGTCTCCTCACTGACGGCCTCGCAGACCCGCACCACGTCCTCCCAGACTCCGCGTGGGTGACCTACCGCGTCAGGAGCGATGCAGACGAACCAGATGCGATTCGACTCCTCAGACTCGCGTACCTCTGGCGAGTGCTCGCGCTCCGACGCCGCGGTATCGACATCGACCCGACGCTCGTCCCCGACGAAGAACTCCAGCACCTCGCCTTCCCCGCTGAACTCGACTCCCTCGTTCGAACCACGTTCAACGAGTCTCTCAATCACCGCGCGTCTGTCTGA
- a CDS encoding mandelate racemase/muconate lactonizing enzyme family protein produces MGKNYADLHDPNAEYTMRELSAETMGVTAKRGGGRDVEITDVQTTMVDGNFPWTLVRIYTDAGVVGTGEAYWGAGVPELIERMKPFIIGENPLDIDRLYEHLVQKMSGEGSVEGVTVTAISGIEIALHDLAGKILDVPAYQLLGGKYRDKVRVYCDCHTADEADPQACADEAERVVEELGYDALKFDLDVPSGLEKDRANRHLRPGEIRHKAEIVEAVTERVKDRADVAFDCHWTFSGGSAKRLAAAIEDYDVWWLEDPVPPENLEVQEEVTKSTLTPITVGENRYRVTELRRLIQNQAVDIVAPDMPKVGGMRETRKIADVANQYYVPVAMHNVSSPIATMASAHVGAAIPNSLAVEYHSYQLGWWEDLVEESVIEDGYIEIPEKPGLGLTLDMDAVEEHMVEGETLFDEE; encoded by the coding sequence ATGGGTAAGAATTACGCGGACCTTCACGACCCGAACGCGGAGTATACGATGCGTGAACTCTCCGCGGAGACGATGGGCGTGACCGCAAAGCGCGGTGGCGGACGAGACGTGGAGATTACGGACGTACAGACGACGATGGTCGACGGCAACTTCCCGTGGACGCTCGTCCGAATCTACACTGACGCAGGCGTCGTCGGCACCGGTGAGGCCTACTGGGGTGCCGGCGTCCCCGAACTCATCGAGCGCATGAAGCCGTTCATCATCGGCGAGAACCCGCTCGACATCGACCGTCTCTACGAGCACCTCGTCCAGAAGATGTCCGGTGAGGGCTCTGTCGAGGGCGTGACTGTCACTGCTATCTCTGGTATCGAAATCGCCCTTCACGACCTCGCGGGCAAGATTCTCGACGTCCCTGCCTACCAGTTGCTCGGCGGCAAGTACCGCGACAAGGTTCGCGTCTACTGTGACTGTCACACGGCCGACGAGGCCGACCCACAGGCGTGCGCAGACGAAGCAGAGCGCGTCGTCGAGGAACTCGGCTACGACGCCCTGAAGTTCGACCTCGACGTTCCGTCCGGTCTCGAAAAAGACCGTGCGAACCGTCACCTCCGCCCCGGTGAGATTCGCCACAAGGCCGAAATCGTCGAGGCCGTCACCGAGCGCGTGAAAGACCGCGCCGACGTCGCATTCGACTGCCACTGGACCTTCTCTGGCGGCAGTGCGAAGCGTCTCGCGGCCGCCATCGAGGACTACGACGTGTGGTGGCTCGAAGACCCCGTTCCGCCGGAGAACCTCGAAGTCCAAGAGGAAGTCACGAAGTCCACGCTCACCCCCATCACGGTCGGTGAGAACCGCTACCGCGTGACCGAACTGCGCCGTCTTATCCAGAACCAGGCCGTCGACATCGTTGCGCCCGACATGCCCAAGGTCGGTGGCATGCGCGAGACGCGAAAGATTGCAGATGTCGCGAACCAGTACTACGTGCCGGTCGCCATGCACAACGTCTCGTCGCCCATCGCGACGATGGCGTCTGCCCACGTCGGCGCAGCCATCCCGAACTCGCTGGCGGTCGAGTACCACTCCTACCAACTCGGTTGGTGGGAGGACCTCGTCGAAGAGTCGGTCATCGAAGACGGGTACATCGAGATTCCCGAAAAGCCAGGTCTCGGCCTGACGCTCGACATGGACGCTGTCGAGGAGCACATGGTCGAAGGGGAAACCCTGTTCGACGAGGAGTGA
- a CDS encoding acetamidase/formamidase family protein has translation MSADYTVDYELSDADENIHNKWDNSLDPLVTVQPGDVVRFECRDALDRQITPESTADDLANASFDPVHPLTGPVAIEGAEPGDVLAVEFLDFEHKGWGYTGYMPGEMELGLLPEDFEEAGLHIWDLDDDVAHFVNGIEVPLDMFPGIAGVAPAANGAHNTLPPRDTGGNFDIKHLTKGSTLYLPIEVDGALFSTADCHAAQGDGEVCVTGIEAPMFVTARFDVLKDKSISQPELETMGPFTPTGADEPMYGTTGIADDLMEATKKAVRHMISHLEAERGLTRGEAYILCSAAVDLKISEVVDAPNWTVTAYLPESIFPE, from the coding sequence ATGTCAGCCGACTACACTGTCGACTACGAACTGAGCGACGCCGACGAGAACATCCACAACAAGTGGGACAACAGTCTGGACCCCCTCGTGACCGTCCAACCCGGTGACGTCGTCCGATTCGAGTGTCGAGACGCACTCGACCGCCAGATAACACCTGAATCGACCGCCGACGACCTCGCAAACGCGAGTTTCGACCCGGTCCACCCACTCACGGGCCCCGTCGCCATCGAGGGTGCCGAACCGGGCGACGTGCTCGCAGTCGAGTTCCTCGATTTCGAACACAAGGGCTGGGGCTACACGGGGTATATGCCCGGCGAGATGGAACTCGGTCTCCTTCCAGAGGACTTCGAAGAGGCGGGTCTCCACATCTGGGACCTCGACGACGACGTGGCCCACTTCGTGAACGGCATCGAGGTGCCACTGGACATGTTCCCCGGAATTGCGGGCGTCGCACCCGCCGCGAACGGCGCACACAACACGCTCCCGCCGCGTGACACCGGTGGCAACTTCGACATCAAGCACCTCACGAAGGGGTCGACGTTGTACCTCCCTATCGAAGTCGACGGGGCGCTGTTTTCGACCGCCGACTGTCACGCAGCGCAGGGTGACGGAGAGGTCTGTGTGACAGGTATCGAAGCGCCGATGTTCGTCACGGCGCGGTTCGACGTGCTGAAAGACAAGTCCATCTCGCAACCAGAACTGGAGACGATGGGTCCGTTCACGCCCACCGGTGCGGACGAACCGATGTACGGGACGACGGGCATCGCCGACGACCTGATGGAGGCGACGAAGAAGGCCGTCCGACACATGATTTCGCACCTCGAAGCAGAGCGCGGGTTGACCCGTGGCGAGGCGTACATCCTCTGTTCGGCAGCGGTCGACCTCAAAATAAGCGAAGTCGTTGACGCGCCCAACTGGACGGTTACCGCGTACCTTCCGGAGAGTATCTTCCCCGAGTAA
- a CDS encoding TMEM175 family protein, with the protein MEIPFRRESLETDRLLALSDGVIAIAITLLVLEITVPEIPPGSPVSILSTLVFDQWHEFFAYVLSFLVIGSYWVLHRRIFLHIEAHDKGIVWLNLLFLLMVAFVPYGTSLLSTYPTQFGVMFYAGILAITGLTLTLLWGYASRRDILEDGLTSTLVVLEGTRFLASPAVFLFSIVIASFDTNLAVLSWLLLLPINALLQSRVVESYEEPAPV; encoded by the coding sequence ATGGAGATTCCGTTCCGTCGCGAGAGCTTGGAGACTGACCGTCTTCTCGCACTCAGCGACGGGGTCATCGCAATCGCAATCACGCTTTTGGTCCTCGAAATCACCGTCCCAGAGATTCCGCCAGGGTCGCCGGTCTCGATTCTCTCAACCTTGGTCTTCGACCAGTGGCACGAGTTCTTCGCCTACGTGCTGAGTTTCTTGGTTATCGGCTCGTACTGGGTACTTCACCGACGGATATTCCTCCACATCGAAGCCCACGACAAAGGAATCGTCTGGCTCAATCTGTTGTTCTTGCTCATGGTGGCGTTCGTTCCCTACGGAACGAGTCTGCTCAGCACCTACCCGACCCAGTTCGGCGTCATGTTCTACGCGGGCATCTTGGCGATTACTGGGCTGACCCTCACACTACTGTGGGGATACGCTTCACGCCGCGACATCCTCGAAGATGGCCTCACCTCGACGCTCGTCGTCCTCGAAGGGACACGGTTCCTCGCGTCGCCGGCGGTGTTCCTCTTCTCGATCGTCATCGCCAGCTTCGATACGAACCTCGCAGTCCTCTCGTGGTTGCTTTTGCTCCCGATAAACGCGCTCTTACAGTCGAGAGTGGTCGAGAGTTACGAAGAACCGGCTCCAGTCTGA